The Caulobacter sp. FWC26 genome contains a region encoding:
- the trmFO gene encoding methylenetetrahydrofolate--tRNA-(uracil(54)-C(5))-methyltransferase (FADH(2)-oxidizing) TrmFO: MTTNSTYQPVHIIGGGLAGSEAAWQIAQSGVPVILHEMRKDDASGKVITDAHQTDGLAEMVCSNSFRSDDWQFNAVGLLHAEMRKLDSLIMACADQHQVPAGGALAVDRDGFSAEVTKRLSQHPLVTIVREEIAGLPPVDWDNVIVATGPLTSPALAQAILDLTGEGQLSFFDAIAPIIHFESINMDVAWRQSRYDKEGPGGDAAAYINCPMNKDQYEAFIDALLAGPKSEFKEWENVPYFDGCLPIEVMAERGRETLRHGPMKPVGLTNPRDPTVKSYAIVQLRQDNALGTLWNMVGFQTKLKHGVQAETFRMIPGLENAQFARLGGLHRNTFINSPKLLDKSLRMKAMPRLRFAGQVTGVEGYVESAAMGLLTGRFAAADRKGAPIDAPPPTTALGALVEHITGGHLDAGVGPGSFQPMNINYGLLPPLEAPKVDEEGKKIPLKERGRAKKRLMSLRALRDLEAWMA; encoded by the coding sequence ATGACCACGAACTCGACCTATCAGCCTGTGCACATCATCGGCGGCGGCCTCGCCGGTTCCGAAGCCGCCTGGCAGATCGCCCAGAGCGGCGTTCCGGTGATCCTGCACGAGATGCGCAAGGACGACGCCAGCGGCAAAGTCATCACCGACGCCCACCAGACCGACGGCCTGGCCGAGATGGTCTGCTCCAACTCGTTCCGGTCCGACGACTGGCAGTTCAACGCCGTCGGCCTGCTGCACGCCGAGATGCGCAAGCTGGACAGCCTGATCATGGCCTGCGCCGACCAGCACCAGGTGCCGGCCGGCGGGGCTCTGGCCGTTGATCGCGACGGCTTCTCCGCAGAAGTCACCAAGCGCCTGTCGCAGCACCCGCTGGTCACGATCGTCCGCGAGGAGATAGCCGGCCTGCCCCCTGTCGACTGGGATAACGTCATCGTCGCGACCGGTCCCCTCACCTCGCCCGCCCTGGCCCAGGCGATCCTGGACCTGACCGGCGAAGGGCAGCTGTCGTTCTTCGACGCCATCGCGCCGATCATCCATTTCGAGTCCATCAACATGGACGTCGCCTGGCGCCAGTCGCGCTACGACAAGGAAGGCCCGGGCGGCGACGCGGCCGCCTACATCAATTGCCCGATGAACAAGGACCAGTACGAGGCCTTCATCGACGCCCTGCTGGCCGGCCCCAAGTCCGAGTTCAAGGAATGGGAGAACGTCCCCTATTTCGACGGCTGCCTGCCGATCGAGGTGATGGCCGAACGCGGCCGCGAGACCCTGCGCCATGGTCCGATGAAGCCGGTCGGCCTGACCAATCCGCGCGACCCGACCGTGAAATCCTACGCCATCGTCCAACTGCGCCAGGACAACGCTTTGGGCACCCTGTGGAACATGGTCGGCTTCCAGACCAAGCTGAAGCACGGCGTCCAGGCCGAGACCTTCCGCATGATCCCGGGCCTGGAGAACGCCCAGTTCGCGCGCCTGGGCGGGCTGCACCGCAACACCTTCATCAACTCGCCCAAGCTGCTGGACAAATCGCTGCGGATGAAGGCCATGCCGCGCCTGCGCTTCGCGGGTCAGGTCACCGGCGTTGAGGGCTATGTCGAGAGCGCGGCGATGGGCTTGCTGACGGGTCGCTTCGCCGCCGCCGACCGCAAGGGCGCGCCCATCGACGCCCCGCCCCCGACCACCGCCCTGGGCGCCCTCGTCGAGCACATCACCGGCGGCCATCTGGACGCGGGCGTCGGCCCCGGCAGCTTCCAGCCGATGAACATCAACTACGGTCTGCTGCCGCCGCTTGAGGCGCCCAAGGTTGACGAAGAGGGCAAGAAGATCCCGCTGAAGGAGCGCGGCCGCGCCAAAAAGCGGCTGATGAGCCTGCGGGCGCTGAGGGACCTCGAAGCCTGGATGGCTTAG